GCGCTTATTAGCGGCCATTACAATCAGGTCAAATTTGTTGGCATTAGCAAAATGTGCAATGACTGAAGCGGGATAGCCTTCTAACACTGACAAGGTCACTTCTCGTCCTTTCATTGCTTCAAATAAGGCGGGAAATCTGCCCCAAAACGCTTCAATCTCTGCTTCTAATTCAGCCCGTGATTTTTCAATCCGGCTGTCCATTAACGAGCCCAGCACTTCTCGATCACGGATGTTTACTTTGAGGGTATTCATCACATCATCGGCAAGGGATTTAACAACATATAAAATATGTAATGTGGCGCCAGTTGCTAGGGCAAGATTGATACTTTCCTCGATTACATTGTCGCAATTACCACGCATGCCTAAGCTGCATAAAATACGCTTAATTGGTTTGGCCATTGTGCTCTCCTCAGTGACCCAGTCCCCACCGGGTCACTCATAGTGTTAAAAATTATTGGCTTAGTAGCCCATTACCGAAGGCAACCACAGCGATAACTGTGGGAAGTAAGCAATGACAAACACCGCGGTAATTGAAGCCGCTGCGAAAGGCAGTGCTTTGACTGAGATATCTTCAATTGAGGCGCCACCAATACCCGAGGCAACAAATAAGTTTTCCCCTAATGGTGGTGTTTGGAAGCCAATAGCTAAGGCGCAGACCACGACAATCCCCACATGCACAGGATCCATTCCAACCATATACATAATGGGCAGCAGTACCGGCGTCAGAATCATGATGGCGGCGAGGGTTTCCATAAACATGCCAACAAACAGTAAGAAGCCAATCACCATGGCCCAAATAGCATAGGTATTAGTGGTTAGGCTTAGCATCGCCTCAGCAATATGTGCTGGAACTTTATTTTCGACTAATAAGCGACCAAATACAGTGGCAGTAAATAAAATCAACAGCACACGACCAGTAATCCACGTGGTTGTTTCTAAGGTACGTAGTGCAGACTTGAGCAGTAACTCTTTGTGGATAAAAATCCCCACAATTAAGGTATACACAATGGCAACGACTGCAGACTCTGTCGGAGTAAATAGCCCAGAATAAATCCCCCCCAGAATAATGATCGGTGCCAGCATCGACCAAAAACCTTTGCGTAGCGCTGTCCAGATGGCAGAGTAAGACCAGTTATCACTCAAGCCTCGGTAACCACGCTTACGTGAAATAACGTAGTTAATGATGAGTAAGAAACTGGCCATCACAATGCCTGGAATAACGCCTGCTATAAACAGTTTAGGAATAGACAGGGTTTGGAAAGAACCATGCAAGGC
The sequence above is a segment of the Thiopseudomonas alkaliphila genome. Coding sequences within it:
- a CDS encoding universal stress protein encodes the protein MAKPIKRILCSLGMRGNCDNVIEESINLALATGATLHILYVVKSLADDVMNTLKVNIRDREVLGSLMDSRIEKSRAELEAEIEAFWGRFPALFEAMKGREVTLSVLEGYPASVIAHFANANKFDLIVMAANKRSYLATYAGKVTKGVIKRAKVPVVVVPVARP
- a CDS encoding TRAP transporter large permease, whose product is METTLISVLFGAFFLLLVLGAPIAVSLAVAALAAYLALGENPLAFVQMAFTSVGSFPLMALPAFILAGALMEAAGISKRLVDIAEAFAGPMTGGLGAATVFACMFFGAISGSGPATTAAVGMLMIPAMTNRGYNRSYASAITASSGGLGVVIPPSIPMVIFGITGMGLQPPAEAIALHGSFQTLSIPKLFIAGVIPGIVMASFLLIINYVISRKRGYRGLSDNWSYSAIWTALRKGFWSMLAPIIILGGIYSGLFTPTESAVVAIVYTLIVGIFIHKELLLKSALRTLETTTWITGRVLLILFTATVFGRLLVENKVPAHIAEAMLSLTTNTYAIWAMVIGFLLFVGMFMETLAAIMILTPVLLPIMYMVGMDPVHVGIVVVCALAIGFQTPPLGENLFVASGIGGASIEDISVKALPFAAASITAVFVIAYFPQLSLWLPSVMGY